In Nitrosarchaeum koreense MY1, one genomic interval encodes:
- a CDS encoding CFI-box-CTERM domain-containing protein: MKYLLILFLIPLLIIPAFAQTNSQTLQTEKGTLDVKLAYDDIMPGDQTKLHIDFINPQNKKIQEHIDYTIIVSKDGKEVFGPIPLTHTSLGSVNIPVEFIDSGVYSVELGIEGILFQPIPLEKVSFDVTVGETVVQPPPTNDKDNGCLIATAAFGSELSPQVQQLRELRDNTILATQSGTAFMTTFNQFYYSFSPIIADYEREQPIFKEAVKISLTPMLTSLSILNHVNIDSEQEMVGYGIGIILMNIGMYIGIPVFGIFKLYQFKRK, translated from the coding sequence ATGAAATATCTACTCATATTATTTTTAATTCCATTATTAATCATTCCAGCATTTGCTCAAACAAATTCACAAACTCTACAAACAGAGAAAGGAACACTAGATGTCAAATTGGCATATGATGACATAATGCCAGGAGATCAAACTAAATTACATATTGATTTTATCAATCCTCAAAATAAAAAAATTCAAGAGCATATTGATTACACAATTATAGTTTCAAAAGATGGTAAAGAGGTATTTGGGCCAATTCCACTCACTCATACTTCTTTAGGTTCAGTGAATATTCCAGTTGAATTTATCGACAGTGGAGTTTATTCTGTAGAACTGGGAATTGAAGGAATATTATTTCAACCAATTCCTTTAGAAAAAGTTTCATTTGATGTAACAGTTGGAGAAACAGTGGTACAACCTCCACCAACAAATGATAAAGATAATGGGTGTCTAATTGCTACTGCAGCATTTGGTTCAGAATTATCGCCTCAAGTGCAACAACTTAGAGAATTAAGAGACAATACCATTCTTGCAACACAATCAGGCACTGCGTTTATGACAACTTTTAATCAGTTTTATTATTCATTTTCACCAATAATTGCAGACTATGAAAGAGAACAGCCAATTTTCAAAGAAGCTGTAAAAATTTCATTAACACCAATGCTTACATCGCTTTCTATACTAAATCATGTTAACATTGATTCAGAGCAAGAAATGGTAGGATATGGTATAGGAATAATTTTGATGAATATTGGAATGTATATTGGAATTCCAGTATTTGGAATTTTTAAATTATATCAGTTTAAAAGAAAATAG
- a CDS encoding PEFG-CTERM sorting domain-containing protein, with product MKTKAIGSLFVLFAIVAGLVAFTPAAFADHSEVTVTPAPGSGAPGCEESADGCYIPNKATVDVGGKVIFSNTDTAAHTFTAGTAADGPSGIFDTSLVIAGSSYEWTATTAGEVPYYCMVHPWMAGLIVVQEAGAEEHDDDMMDDDMTDDDHVGDASANGMLSDGTAVEVYTSAATAGERMEISVDFDESEHVNYDIMVTQNGNEVLNDIGAHSHDGKGVHETAPLTSADPVNITITFQGYGIDDPKTGPIGEVVVFSNVVPEFGTIAMMILAVAIISIVAVTAKSKVIPRF from the coding sequence ATGAAGACAAAAGCTATAGGCTCTCTCTTCGTATTATTTGCCATTGTAGCAGGTTTAGTAGCATTTACACCAGCTGCATTTGCAGATCATAGCGAAGTTACAGTTACTCCAGCACCAGGTTCTGGTGCACCGGGATGTGAAGAATCTGCCGATGGATGTTATATTCCAAATAAAGCAACAGTAGATGTTGGTGGAAAAGTAATATTTTCTAACACAGATACTGCAGCACATACATTCACAGCAGGTACTGCAGCAGATGGTCCATCAGGAATATTTGATACCAGTTTAGTAATTGCTGGAAGTTCATACGAATGGACAGCAACTACTGCAGGTGAAGTACCATACTATTGCATGGTACATCCATGGATGGCAGGATTAATTGTAGTACAAGAAGCAGGAGCGGAAGAACATGACGATGATATGATGGATGACGATATGACGGATGACGATCATGTAGGTGATGCATCTGCAAATGGAATGTTATCTGATGGTACAGCAGTTGAAGTTTACACATCTGCAGCAACTGCAGGTGAAAGAATGGAAATTTCTGTTGATTTCGATGAATCAGAACATGTCAACTATGATATCATGGTAACACAAAATGGTAATGAAGTGCTAAACGATATTGGTGCTCATAGCCATGATGGAAAAGGTGTTCATGAAACAGCACCACTGACATCAGCAGATCCAGTGAATATCACTATAACCTTCCAAGGTTATGGAATTGATGATCCAAAAACAGGACCTATTGGTGAAGTAGTAGTATTTTCAAATGTTGTTCCAGAATTTGGAACAATTGCAATGATGATACTTGCTGTTGCAATCATAAGTATTGTAGCCGTTACTGCAAAATCTAAAGTAATTCCAAGATTTTAG